tttcacTTTCTCCTTTTCTGATTTAATTTTACGGACTAATTTCAATATATCGGGGGACGCGCGAACAATtagtattaaaaaaatatggGGAAAATTTGctaaatacaacctaataaagttctctatttgccaattacaacctcaactttctaattttgccaattacaaccttaaacttatacatccattttaaattacaacccgaaattattttccggcaaaaatcaccgaaagatgatgtcataatgttattaaaaaaataattacataatttctataaaaaaaaattatattgataaataagaattaaaacaaaaaaaaataatcgattttttttatatatagatATTATGTACTTCGTATTTATTTTTATAACGTTGTGACATCATTttccggtgatttttgccgAAAAATGGTTtttggttgtaatttaaaatagatgtacaagtttaaggttgtaattggcaaaattagaaatttgaggttgtaattgacaaatagagaagtttattaggttgtatttggcaaatttgccaaaatatGGAGTAACAAATTTTCTTTGTTATGTTCGTTttaggcaaaaaaaaaatatagattaagaaaaacaaaaacaaagctTGGTTATTTCAAAAATTGAAGACAAAACACAAGCTGAGCTGCTATTCCAGGCATCGTCCTCCTTCCCCTTCTTCTCTCACTTCGGAAGCAAAGCAAAGCCAGAGTTCAAAGAGTTCGACGCAGAGaacttgaggagagagaaagacgaCGACGACGACGACGACGACGACAACGAAAGCTTCATAAACTCAAAAATGGATGATTACACCAGAGAAATGATGGACCTTAAAACCCTCGTCACCCGTACCCTTGAGAAGAAAGGGGTTCTCGCTAAGATCCGAGTAATTAATCTTTAATTTCCCCCCATTTTATTGATTTCGTCCTAATTATTTTGTTTCTAGCTAAAAGATTCAAATGTAGGGATGACGAATTGCTTAGGATGTTGTAATTTTTCAATGCCATTCGTGGATTTTTCAATTTAGGGTTTGGGAGTTCCGCAAAATCGAATTGATTTCTCCAACCGATTGATGCTACCATCCATTTagaaaatttgattttttttccttctttgttTCGGTAATTTTGATGGGTTATCGCCTAAATGTTACAAGGTTGTAGCTAAAAAGGGTTAATTTCGTCGGTAGGTTGAATTTCTGTATGTTAGAAGCTAAATTTGCTTTCGTGTAGTTATGTTAAGCTGATAACCTATCTATGTATGAAGTAGCATCTATAATTTGATAACTTAAGCTTTATATTCTATTATAATTTTGTTGTAATTGTTTGTTGCTTTGAATATGTGCAAAAGTGTTTAGATCTTTCTGGTGATCatgccttcatttttcttttctgtTAATTAGATGTGGCGCATCCATGGTTAATACGTGGCTAATTGTTGTATTGGTCTGACTAGGCTGAGCTTAGAGCTAGTGTTTTTGAAGCGATTGAGGAGGAGGATCGAGTTGTTGAGAAGGATGAAGGGCTGCCAGCAGCACTATTGGGTAGCTGCAATGATCGCGCAAAACAACTTCATGCTTCCCCTTCAGGTGGCTCATGAAACACTCCTATTGTGTAACCTTGTCATTTCTCTTTTGATTTCTGATATTGATTTGTTGGTTCGCCGCTATGATGAATTGTGATTATCTCTTTCATTATGTTTTTCTACTCAACACAAAACAGTTATAGGAATTTTCATGGTTGTGGGAGTTTCACCTATGCAGGAAAGAAAATCTTTCTTTGGGTagtcttacttttttttttttttggggtggggtggggtggggggTGGGGTGGTAGTTTCAGTGGTGAGGGAAATTCTAAATAGAGGAATTGGTGTGGCTCATTTGCATCTATTTCACGAGGCTGCTATGGAGATTTTGGGTCATCTAGTTTTGAAGTGTGATTAGGTATTTTGTTTCGGGAAACAGCTAAATTCGGTTGATAAGATTGTACATTACGGATACTCTCTTGATGGGAGTGGGTAGAAGAAGAAACAATAGTAGTTAGATGAAAAGACAATGCTAGgggttgtttattttatttatgttgaatactTTGAAATGAAGGAACAATTGACTTCTTGAAATAAAGATTCTGTCTTCTTGGGAGTTTTCCAATGGCCACCCGCCACCGTGCGTAGAAGGATTTGGCATTTGAAAAATCTAGGTGTAGATGCTGGATGTAAACATTTATGAATATAAGATTGTTATGAACTGCAGCCATCGGATTCATAGGTTTCTGAAAAATTCTGGGTTACTGTTCAATATTATCCAGGTTAGTTTCTGAGGGATCATGTAGGGATAGCCGGGGAGTTTGAACTTAGCATGTGATTGTCTAGGTAGAACAACAGCTGGGTGGTAATGGCAGTTGTGAGAGAAATTCTAGTTAGAGGAATCGATGTGGCGCATTTGCACCTTTATTTTTGAGGCTACTATGGAGTTTATGGGTCATCTAGTTTTGAAGTGTGATTTTATGTATTTTGTTTCTAGAAACAGCTATGTTCGGTGGATAAGATTGTATGTATGTTACAGATACTCACTTGATAGAGTGGGTAGATGGCGAAACAATAGTAGTTGGATGAAAAGACATCATTTCCGGTTGCTTAATTTATGTATGTGGAATACTGTGAAATGGAGGCATAATTGACTTCTGAAATAAAGATTCTGGCTTCTTGATAGTTTTCCATAGGTTACCTGCCACCTTGCATAGAAGGATTTGGCATGGGGAAAGAGCTAGGTGTAGATGCTGAAAGTAAACATGTACAAATAGTGGGATTTTATGAACTGAACCCATCTGATTACAAGCTTTCTGAAAATCTCTGTTTTAGGGTTCAATATTATAAAGGTTAATATCTGAGGGATCATCTAGGTATAGTTTGGGAGTTGAGACTTAGCATGTGATTGTCTAAGCCTCTAAGGAGAGCAGATGGGCAATGCATTGATTACTGGAATGATGAGTACTGTTAAAATTGTTTTTAAAATGATAAGCTCCAAAAGCAAAGGTCAGGGTGGGCTATTCTACCTGACATTTGTTTGCTTTGCTGACCTAGCgttctgtcttgctcaattgtTTTTCTCGTGAGGAGTCCTTGTTCTCCTGCTGTATTTTCTATTCTACTGGttcaaaaatatatttttcttgTAGAAAAATTGTTTTCGGAACTATTTACAGGAAAATTTAGGAAGAGTATTTAACTTAATTGTAACTCAAGCACCTGTAGAAGACTCTGATGGATGGAAAGTTTATTTTTATCATAATTGATGCTAGGAGGTTCTTAGTAAATTTAAACTGGGACCATGTTTGTTAACCATATGTATTACGGGGGCGGTATAGCAGCTGATTGCCTTGGTGCATACATTCAATGTGCAACGTTCGAGTGATGTAATATTCCTCAAGTTGTTGTGGACCATATTCCTGGTAGTATTCTCATGTAGCTTCCTCGAATGAATAAGTCTCTATTATCATCTTGGTATAACGTGACTGCATTTGAAATTCTCATTCTCATTCTCTGCACTTGCCAATCTTGTAGATATAACTGTTCTTTGCTGTGAATAATAATTCTCATCTAGGCtggttatatatttttttttgcatttttaaCTATATAAGATGGTTTAGCAAATGGAATGAATCTGGTAGATAACATTTTGCCTCATGTTACTATTAAGTTTACTTGCAGAGATAAGCTTCTTCTAAGAGGAGTACTAGAGTTATTTAGCATTTTAGATCATCCAGTTGAGTTTTTTGTGTGGAAAAGTTTTGAAAGATGGGGAAGGATGAGGTAGCATATTAAATTTACTAACACGATATTATACTTCCTCTATTCTTTATCTATTTAAACATTTTACTCTTatcgatgcacaactttgaccattaatataTTTGATTGTCTTtttagtaaaaatataaaaaggttatattttttgaaagtatatatcgagacgaatctaacaatacCCCACatgagtatatttttttttacgtaAAAATCACAATCGACGGTCAATGAGAGTGTGAATATTTCAAAAACTCGAATGTTGCATGTGAGGGACAAATGTCAGTGGTAGTAGTGCTCGttttttttcccatttttcTTTGTCACTGGAGTGATGTGTTGACTTATGCAGTGCTTGGGGGTTGGTGTTTTACAGTGCATGACATTGTCTAAAGGGCCTAGGAAAGTAGGGAGTAGGGGCTCAGATTTTGTTTCAGGATTAAGTAGAATTATTTTTGGAATGTGTGTTTATATAAGAAGATTTAATCGTGGTGGTAGGCTGGTTGCCATGTTACCTCCCTTTTGTGTGCAAATGTTTATAAATAAGTTAGACTTCGTGGCATTGCAATGAGCCTAAGGATTGATCTGATGCTTAGATTATTCAAGGTTCAGCTAAGAAAAATCGTTATAGAGTTGATGGTTGCTACGTTTCTTTCTGATTTCCCCCCCTTATTTTctatggagtatattttttggAGGGTTTGAGCCTTTGAGGTTGAATTTTGTAGAGGGGATACATAACTTAGCTAGTGAAGCCAGGAATTAGGttccgttctattggacttattttgactgaatttatactatctgaacttaactgaacttattttgtctgaaataaacttatttgtgtgtgagaatgtctgaaaaaaacctatttttttgctgaacttatattatccgaacttatattatctgaatttaactgaacttatttgaacttattttgacttagaCTTTCTGATAATCGCCGTTTTCTTCGTTGGACTTTCAGATTAAGAGGAAATTATTGGTTTGCCTTTTGTTCTCTGGACTTAGAGGGCTATATGTCACAGTTGATGCCAGCTAGTTGACGTCCATTAGAAGGGTGTCTTGTTTGAATGGAGTTCTGATAATGTTTGTTACAATGTGGTTATTGATATGATGGATTGCCATGGTCTCTTGGTGAGATCTGTTTCAAATGTCAGCATCCTTACCTTTGATTTAGCATGATAAACCATGATGAAATTAGGATTGCACTAAAATGACGATTTGCTTTATCAGAAATTGAGAATGTCTTTATGTGGTTATGGGGTACCGGTTGTTAAACTGTACAATTATTTGAAAGCAGCATATTCCTTTTGATGCAGAATATTGGAATTCCATATGTAACTTTCTTCGATGTGTAACTTTAGTTGATCCTCTGTCAAATGCAGGGAGGCTTTTAACTGCTCTAATATGTGAATACATGGACTGGGCACAGCTTAATCACACGCTTAAAGTTTATCTTCCAGAGTGTAATTTGGTATCTCGAACCATCTTTACCTTTTTGTTGCAGAGTTTATTAGAAGAATATAAGGGCCACAAGCCTACCTTCAAAATACCCATTCTTTATGTGCtttaattgttttgttttgcagcCGAAAGATTCCTGGAAATCTGAGTTGAAAGAATTCAGCAGCAAAAATGGATATGATCTTAGCAGGAACGGAGAAAGTGGTCCAGTGCTTTTAGACGTTCTTGAAGGATTTTTGAAGTTTGAGGTATGGTTGATGACTTGAACCTTTATGCTTTTGGGATATGAAAACATTTAGAAACTATTGAGAATTTGAGATTGTATATTTCCTCTTTCTAAGGGATTTTTCATTACGAATTCTTTTCTAGAGGTCTAGTATTTCTAGTATCTTAAAAATGGTTGTCACtaaaatatatatgtttttATTCGTAAGGAATATCGTAGACTATTAAATGCAAAAATTGAACTTcttttcttaagcttgctctttctACCTCTAATTTAGGTACAATTATTTTCAATATAAATTAATGTGGGGTATATTGGAACAATATACACTTCTTTAATACTTTTGTAGTCCGTAGCAATGACAATTTGGACCTTATAACGTAATGTTCATTACTGTTGGTAAAAATATAGAATCATACAGGTTTTCTATTCGATTCTCTTTTTCCTTTCATATGAGGTATCAATCTTTTTCTATGTGGTATTCGTGGTATATGGATGATGAGAAGCATGTGATATTTTCTATCTGGGTTCGCATGGAACTGATTGAAGCAGAAGCCAAGAGGCAGGGACGATCACCTTGGATGGGAGGACTGAAGAAGGTTCAAATTGATCTATAATCCAAAAGGATGTGGAGTTGAACGGAGATGTCCCCATAGAATTAAATtaggttggttgaagtggaagAGTGCTTACATGCCCCATAGATTGAATGAGAAATTCTTACCTGCACTATTATATGCTACAAAATGTTTGGCCTGTGAAACAATGTCACATTCATAAGATGGAATGTGGAGGAGATGCGTATGTTGCATTGGATCTGTGGCCACAAAATAAAGGATTGATTAAGGAATGAGGTGATTAGGAAGATAGTGGGGGTTACACCGATTGAGAACAAGATGAGGGAGAATCAACTAAGGTGGTTTGGCCATGTAAGACGGAGGCCAAATGATGCACCCGTTAGAAGTATTGAAGAGTGGCAGACGTATGACATTgtaaggggtaggggaagaccaaAGTAAACATGGAAGAGGGTGATTGAGAGTGATATGAGTTTATTGGGAATCGCAGAAAATATGGCGTTAGATAGGGCGGAGTGAGTGGAAGGAGATAATACATGCCCACGACCCAACATTCTTTTTCATCTCCTTTTTTTTGTCCTATTTTCTTTGCAAACTTCGCTTCTGTcccaatttttattttgttatatttttcaaaactatttttgtcTTTTCTCTAAACCAGACAATCTTGTTTTCGTGTTCCCACTTTTCCGTGCCTCGTGTCTACTCTTTTTACCATAAcctcttatttttcttttatttctctTACCATGGTTCATGTAGACGGTTCCTTATAAtggttcatgttagccgaccccaatcATTTCGAGACTAGGGCTTGGTTGTTGTTCCTTGTTTGCATGGAACTGATGGCAGTGACTGTGTACTTATTCAAGGGGAAGTAGTAGAAAAAAAGCATAGTTAAGGGTAAGGTTACTTTTATGGGACAGATTTTGCAAGGCATAGTCTATGTTAAAAGTCTCTGTTGAATATCCTAAATGGGCTGGTGTCATTGGTGGGGGCCACAAGGTCTTCTAAAAGAATGTGCATTTTTATGCTGTATTGTCAGGAGCCACAAGGTCTTCTAAAAGAATGTGCATTTTTTTGCTGTTATTGTCAGGAGTCACAAGGTCTTCTAAAAGAATGTGAATTTTTATGCTGTAATTGTCAGGAGCTGGATGCTGAGCTCTGGAATAATTGAATCTCACAGTTGTCGTGTAAAGAAATGACTAGGGTATTCGAGGTGTCAGAATTGCATGTTACACTTTGCTCGATCCTTCCTATATGATGAGACTAGGGGATGTTGTCTGAGGAACAGGGGTTCTTGGGTTAGTCTAAATTAATTATTGTTGGAACCTGTAGTCACTTAACTTGAGATCATACAATACACCtcttttcatcttttttttGCTGTGACTTTGGGTAGATGGAAAGATTAAAATTTACTTGGGGGGTAAGAGGTGATCTCACAAAAATATGGAGTAGTTAAGAATTACTTGTTTCAAGTATTTGGAGGTTTTGATATGCAACCTATGTTCTTAGAAGGGATTAGAAGTCAGAGACAtgtgttaattttttattgtaATAACAGTGTTCCTAATTAATTGAATGTATAGACTTATAGAGAGTAGGTAAATGCTAAAATTTACAAGTGCAAGGACCATTCCTTGTCTTCTTTTCTTGCTAGTATCCTATTGGCCTATTAACTTATTAAGTATTAATTGTATTTATGCTACTGGCCGACTTGTGCAGAATTTAGCCCAAGTGCGAGGCGGTGGAAGGAGATTGACTACTGAGAATGAGTCTTCATCAAATGTAGAGCCTCGTAACATCCgaagaccatcatcatcatccgttGCTGGAGGCTTACCCCCACTAGTGAGGTACTTACACTTTAACCCTCTCTCTGATACATGATATGTGCTTTTTTTAAAATCATGTTTTTGCTTCTTCAACCTCTGCTTTTAATGTGTATACTTGTGACAGGTCACATCCAGGGTCTCAGGCATCTGGTAAGTCAATTTGGTTTTTCCTGGAATCCTGTGACATGTCTTGTTCTGTTTTTTGTTTACCCGAATTGATGATATTTAATCCCCTTTCAGAGAGGAGAGCAGGATCTTCAACATCTAGTTACAGGAAAGATGATTATAACTGGAGATATGATGGAGAAGAATTGCCAGAGGATGTGATTCGTGCTTCAGCTGCTCTGGAAAACTTACAATTGGATAGAAAAACCCGTAATCTAACTTCTTCATGGAGGTCTATCTCACCTTTTCTCTAGTCTATTTTAAGTTTTTCCACCTCAAGGGCTTACCTATTTGCTGGATTGAGTGACCCCTTAGAAGCTTAGTATGTGTTTTCTTTGTCATCTAGGGGTCCAGAATTGTTTTTCGGGGAGTTAAACACTTGCATCTTTACATGCTAACCCTGATGGCCTTGTGATAATTAGGTGATAAGACCAGGTTTTGTGTGTGTTTGGAATAGGTTGTATACATAGGTTGGATTTGTTGAAGCCTAAATGCTGCTCGCCTGAGTCACCTCCTATTTAGACAATTAGCACTTTTGGAGAGCTATGTCTGAAGTCTGGACCCTTCATTTCATTTTACCTTGAGTACCCATGTTACCCTGTTGGTTACCAATATATGGGCACTTGACACATTATTTGGACAAAAGATTGTCAACTTTCATAATATGTCTTTGAGTATGGGACCTGAACATTTATCTGTGTCCAACACTAGTATTCGAGTCTTGAATAACATAGCTGGACTGATGGAAAGAACACCTTGGAGTGTGCCGGTGGTGGATTATGGTGCTTTCTCTGTTTCCATTTTCTACTGAAAGAAATAAGATTTTAGGCCATTCAATGCATTCATTGTTACCTTTTAACTCCTACCTGTTTTCCTTCCCTGCCCCACCCTTTTTCTTCCTCCATAACCATTATACCAATTGGCGAAACCGCTAGTGCTTTAACACCTTGGCGAAGAGGTTCAGTAATTTTAGCACTCCATGGTGTCCATTTCTCTTTACCTCCATTTGATTCTCTCTCTAATTCTCCTGGAGGCGGCTGACTCTCAGCCTAGGCTCGCCCATTGCttgataaaaaaataaataaaataacactTTCTGATGACTGACACACCCTTTTGCATAATTAAAAGTTTCTTTGTGAATTTTTTCCTGAGTCTGAACTGTTGGTTAAATTGTATCTTCTTAATCTGCTAAAGGGGTGATTTATGATTCAAGTTGTAGAATGTGATTGGAATTTCTGAACCCCTGCATCAAGTTTGAGGTAATGATCCATATTTAGGAGGGTAGAGGAACATTTCTAAGATCGAATTTGGAGAAGTTGTCTTTTTTTTCAACTCtgttaaaattgattttatttagtCTCGACCTGTGAATCGAAGAAGTTTGTATGCAAAGGTTATTAGCTTACCTTAGCTAGGAAACTGGAAACATCATTCTGAAGGAAGAGACTTGAGTCACTTGACTGAAGTGAAGCAGTGAAACACTGAAACCAACCAATATCTCTCTGGGAGTTGGGCCATAGGATACAAAAAGGACCCCTCTGCTAGGCTAATTGCCTCTTTAAGCAGCTAAAGGATTTGAGTAGTGAACTAGTGATTATTACTGATATCATATGTGATTCAAGTTGCAGAACCTGATGTTTCTGATTCGTGTTCAAATTTGGTAAACTTCCTCCGGATTTATGATCTGTAGTGTCAAATGTTAGTTTGTTAAAGCTATGTTAGTTTTTCATTTCACTTTCCTGCCCTTTTACCCCAACCGTAAAACCATTGCAAAAATTGGTAATCCATATTTATGACAGACATTAATCTTGAGATCTCATTTTGAATTCCTGAACTTCGTTGCAGGCATGGTGGGGATGGAATCTCTGAGGATGACGGAGTAGATCACATGTAACTGTGTACCACTATTACTTGTAGTTTACGTCTATCTGTGTGCTCCATCTGCGAGTATCATTGTGATTAGTTTATCCAGGTAGTGAGTTTTAAGATCatatatttggtgaatttggaATGTAATTTATTTCTTTCTATTGTGTGGTTCTCCAATCTAATTCAGAATGTATGGCCTCCTGCCTTTGAACTTGTTGTAGCTCCTTGttctgttgcttcttttcttacCTGTAAGTATTGAGCTCGTGATTTTTGCGTGAGTGATTTGAGCTCCATTTATTGTGTGCATTTGATAGGTATAGTTATTGAAAGGCGGTTCCTTACCATTTTAAGTTCAAGGACGAGATGAATTTGGGCAAGACCACTATCTTCGTGCCAAttttgtgtgttgtttttgttcTCTGTTTCATGTTActcttttgtattttgattcaactgtgtattttatttgaaattctGATATAAATTGGCAGTAATCTCCCTAACTGCTTTGGTTACTCCTTTATTCCTACCCGCTGGCAGTTCCTCAACCATCAAGCTTATGTCTGGGTATTAAAACCTCGTTTGGACTTGATTGACCGAAGAACAATTTATCCGGTCTCCGGAAAAAAGTCGGTTTAGTATTGATAGAACTATTTGTACATACTTTTTCGGGAAAAACATCAAATTTTGCCGATTACAGGACTGAAGTTTATTTGAGGATGAAGAATTAGAGCCTCTAATATTTGTACAGCTACTCCTACTCTAAACAATTTCAAGCAAGATTTTGGAAACATTGGTACGCTCTGCTCTTAGGCCATATAATGTTTTTGCGATATTAGATTGGTGAACACCTTAGTCATCCATCCATCAACTAATTTGCAAAGAGAAGAGGGGTATGGGTGGTTGTTGTACGTGGACCTCCATCCCATCATATTGGGTCAGCCCAAATAGAGGGTAAATTTGTGCCAAAATCCGCTACTTCGGGTTAAATTAACGGGCTTTCTTGGTCATTTTGAACCGGGCCAATTTTTATAGCTCAAATCAGTTTTGAGGTGCCCGAAaccaattaatttatttaaaaatcttgTCGGGCATGGAAACTAAACCTAAAATATTTGCCAAAACCTTGGGATATTTTGGGTTCGGTTCCATAGGACAAATCTATAAttgtaataataataaggataaattatttttatcccttataaaattaaaaaaaggaaTAATTGATTATAATAACCCAATTTTTGGGAATttctcttttattaatcccacacACGACATtattaaaaggaaaatttgtcaaaaatgatcttttaaaacacaaaaattgtgagaaatgaccttttaaaaaaaatttgtgAAATAAGGCCCAATTGgaattttttgttgtgaatcaGGACCAAATGTGATTTTTCGGTAGTCAACGACTACTTTCCGGCGTTGACCGCCACGTGACACGCACGTGTTTCATTTTAAACGATTTTTTTATAGCACTGCCCTCCATTTTCCCCCCACCCCTTTTACTACCTAACTACCcagaaacccaaaaaaaaagcttcgcttttctctctcttcactaCTCTTCTGTTTCCTTCCTCTTCACCTTATCAATGGCAATCTCTTCACCTCATTAACCACATCCCGTGTCCTACCCTTTCTCTTAGTCAAATTCATCCTGTATAAGAGAATCACAAAAAATTAAGCTAAAGAACCCTAGTTTCAAGATTCCTAAAATTGGAGAAATGAGAGCAAAAAAATTGGGGCTTTTAGTATTACCTCGTACGAAAAGGACAGAAAAGCAATCGGGTTGTGCGAATTTGATTGATTTCAACTGAGGAGAAGAGATTCGTGCTTGGAATGAAGAAGAAAATGGGGGAAGAGCAGCAGAGCAGGAGAGAGAGATTCGATTTTTTGTTTAAAAGTTAATAAGTTAGTTGGGGTGGGGAAAAATTTGGAGGGAagtgtttttaaaaaaagaaaattcgttTAAAATGAAACACGTGCGTGTCACGTGGCGGTCAATGCCCTAAAGTAGTCGTTGACTACCGGAAAATCACATTTGGTCCTGATTCACAACAACAATTTCCAATTGGGTCTTATTTcacaacttaaaaaaaaaaagtcatttctcacaatttttgtgttttaaaaggttctttctgacaaattttccttattaaaatcaatttttccatcaatttttttaaccaactaaaaaactaaaacttgaattttactatctaaaaaaataatttaaaacttattatttACCACCTAAATAcgaaaaaaatagatgaaaccttTATATGAGGCTCACTAATTCAATTACCCTCCAGTTTTTTACACTCCATGTGCgtttttctttaatttcttcACCCTCCACTCTTCATCGTCAttgaattttgtcaattttgtgaatATCGGGGGGAGGAAATTATGTGAATTTATGGAAGAGAAGGAAGCAGGggaagagaagagagttaaatacatgaaatcgtggaagaagagaacatatcagaaatatt
This sequence is a window from Spinacia oleracea cultivar Varoflay chromosome 1, BTI_SOV_V1, whole genome shotgun sequence. Protein-coding genes within it:
- the LOC110804193 gene encoding protein TONNEAU 1b, with translation MDDYTREMMDLKTLVTRTLEKKGVLAKIRAELRASVFEAIEEEDRVVEKDEGLPAALLGSCNDRAKQLHASPSGRLLTALICEYMDWAQLNHTLKVYLPECNLPKDSWKSELKEFSSKNGYDLSRNGESGPVLLDVLEGFLKFENLAQVRGGGRRLTTENESSSNVEPRNIRRPSSSSVAGGLPPLVRSHPGSQASERRAGSSTSSYRKDDYNWRYDGEELPEDVIRASAALENLQLDRKTRNLTSSWRHGGDGISEDDGVDHM